Proteins from a genomic interval of Mycobacterium conspicuum:
- a CDS encoding potassium channel family protein, with protein sequence MRVIVMGCGRVGSSLADGLSRIGHDVAVIDRDSAAFNRLSPEFAGQRVLGQGFDRDVLLRAGVEQTDAFAAVSSGDNSNIISARLARETFRVQRVVARIYDAKRAEVYERLGIPTIATVPWTTDRLFNALTRESETTKWRDPTGTVAVSEVVLHDDWVGHRATDLEQATGARVAFIIRFGTGILPEPKTVIQAGDQVYVAAISGRAAEAVAIAALPPSEDLEAGART encoded by the coding sequence GTGCGGGTAATAGTGATGGGGTGCGGCCGCGTGGGCTCGTCGCTCGCCGACGGGCTGTCCCGGATCGGCCACGACGTCGCCGTCATCGACCGCGACAGCGCGGCCTTCAACCGGCTCAGTCCCGAGTTCGCCGGCCAACGGGTGCTCGGCCAGGGCTTCGACCGAGATGTCCTGTTGCGGGCGGGGGTCGAACAGACCGACGCGTTCGCCGCGGTGTCCTCGGGAGACAACTCGAACATCATCTCGGCGCGTCTGGCCCGGGAAACCTTCCGCGTGCAGCGCGTGGTCGCCCGGATCTACGACGCGAAGCGCGCCGAGGTCTACGAACGCCTCGGGATTCCCACCATCGCCACGGTGCCCTGGACCACGGACCGGTTGTTCAATGCGCTGACCCGGGAGAGCGAGACGACGAAGTGGCGCGATCCCACCGGCACCGTCGCCGTGTCCGAGGTCGTCTTGCACGACGACTGGGTCGGGCACCGGGCCACCGATCTGGAGCAGGCCACCGGCGCGCGGGTGGCGTTCATCATCAGGTTTGGCACGGGCATCCTGCCGGAACCGAAGACCGTCATCCAGGCGGGTGACCAGGTCTACGTCGCCGCGATATCGGGCCGCGCCGCCGAGGCGGTGGCCATTGCCGCGCTACCACCCAGCGAAGACCTAGAGGCGGGGGCGCGCACGTGA
- a CDS encoding ArsB/NhaD family transporter, whose protein sequence is MSVLAVVIFVGAYLLIATERIPKTAVALAGAAIVIMLPVIDSDDVFFSHTTGIDWDVIFLLLGMMIIVSVLRQTGVFEYTAIWAAKRARGSPLRIMILLVLVTAFASALLDNVTTVLLIAPVTLLVCDRLEIGPAPFLMAEAFASNIGGTATLIGDPPSIIIASRGGLSFNDFLIHVAPAVIVIIVVFIVMLPRLYPGAFDVDPARVADVMSLEEREAIRDPRLLIKCGAVLFAVLAGFVAHPVIHTNPSLVALLGAGILIVISGLQHSDYLSGVEWETLLFFAGLFVMVGALVKTGVVNQLARVATEATSGQPLLMTMTILVASFVISGVVNNVPYAATMAPIVAQLIPTMQGHLNGEVLWWALVLGTDLGGNLTAVGASANVVILGIARRADTPISFWEFTRKGAVVSTISIGLSALYLWLRYFVLS, encoded by the coding sequence ATGAGCGTTTTAGCGGTCGTCATCTTCGTCGGCGCCTATCTGCTGATCGCCACCGAGCGGATCCCCAAGACGGCGGTGGCGTTGGCGGGCGCGGCGATCGTGATCATGCTGCCGGTGATCGATTCCGACGACGTGTTCTTCTCCCACACGACCGGAATCGATTGGGACGTAATCTTTTTGCTGCTGGGCATGATGATTATCGTCAGCGTGCTGCGGCAGACTGGGGTATTCGAATACACCGCGATCTGGGCCGCCAAGCGCGCCCGCGGTTCGCCGCTGCGGATCATGATCCTGCTGGTGCTGGTCACCGCGTTCGCGTCCGCGCTGCTGGACAACGTCACCACGGTGTTGCTGATCGCCCCGGTGACGCTGCTGGTATGCGACCGGCTGGAGATCGGTCCGGCGCCGTTTTTGATGGCCGAGGCGTTCGCGTCGAACATCGGCGGCACCGCGACGCTGATCGGTGACCCGCCCAGCATCATCATCGCCAGCCGGGGAGGCCTGAGCTTCAACGACTTTCTGATCCACGTCGCCCCGGCCGTGATCGTGATCATCGTGGTGTTCATCGTGATGTTGCCGCGGCTGTATCCGGGCGCGTTCGACGTCGACCCCGCACGGGTCGCCGACGTCATGTCGTTGGAGGAGCGCGAGGCGATCCGCGATCCGCGGCTGTTGATCAAATGCGGCGCCGTCCTGTTCGCGGTGTTGGCCGGGTTCGTCGCCCACCCGGTGATTCACACCAACCCCTCGCTGGTGGCGCTGCTGGGCGCGGGGATCCTCATCGTGATTTCCGGATTGCAGCATTCGGATTACCTGTCCGGCGTCGAGTGGGAGACGCTGCTGTTCTTCGCCGGCCTGTTCGTGATGGTCGGGGCGCTGGTCAAGACCGGCGTGGTCAACCAGTTGGCGCGCGTCGCGACCGAGGCGACCAGCGGGCAGCCGCTGTTGATGACGATGACCATCCTGGTGGCATCGTTCGTGATCAGCGGGGTGGTCAACAACGTCCCGTACGCCGCGACCATGGCGCCCATCGTGGCGCAGCTGATCCCCACCATGCAGGGCCATCTCAACGGCGAGGTGCTGTGGTGGGCACTCGTCCTGGGCACCGACCTCGGCGGCAACCTGACCGCCGTCGGGGCCAGCGCCAACGTCGTCATCCTCGGCATCGCCCGCCGCGCCGACACCCCGATCTCCTTTTGGGAATTCACCCGCAAGGGCGCGGTCGTCTCGACGATCTCGATCGGCCTGTCCGCGTTGTACCTGTGGCTGCGATATTTCGTGCTCAGTTAG
- a CDS encoding fluoroquinolone transporter permease, with product MATARALAAFARNDIRGTYRDPLLVMVVAAPVVWTTGVAVLAPRLTALLARRNGFDLVPFYPLILTAFLLLTSIIIVGALAAFLVLDQVDAGTLTALQVTPVPVSTLLAYRAATVLAITTLYVVTTMSFSGLLGAGLVATLIPIGLLAGASAVVTLLSIVALASNKIQGLAMVRALGMLIAGLPCLPWFIKSYWNFAFGMLPPYWAAKTFWVASAHGVWWPYLLAGFAYNSAIAGLLFRRFRAKLGD from the coding sequence ATGGCCACAGCGCGCGCGCTTGCCGCGTTCGCCCGCAACGACATTCGCGGCACCTACCGAGATCCCTTGCTGGTCATGGTCGTCGCCGCGCCGGTCGTCTGGACCACCGGCGTTGCGGTGTTGGCTCCGCGCCTGACCGCGTTGCTGGCCCGGCGCAACGGGTTTGACCTGGTCCCGTTCTATCCTTTGATCCTGACCGCATTCCTGCTGCTCACCAGTATCATCATCGTCGGAGCGCTGGCGGCTTTCCTGGTGCTGGACCAGGTCGACGCCGGCACTTTAACCGCGCTGCAGGTCACACCCGTCCCCGTCTCGACGTTGCTTGCCTACCGCGCGGCCACCGTGCTGGCGATCACGACGCTCTACGTGGTCACAACGATGTCGTTCAGCGGGCTGTTGGGGGCTGGCCTGGTGGCAACCCTCATTCCGATCGGACTGTTGGCCGGGGCGTCGGCGGTAGTGACCCTGCTGTCAATCGTCGCCTTGGCCAGCAACAAGATTCAGGGTTTGGCCATGGTGCGTGCCCTCGGCATGCTGATCGCCGGCCTGCCCTGTCTGCCCTGGTTCATAAAGTCCTACTGGAATTTCGCGTTCGGCATGTTGCCGCCCTACTGGGCGGCCAAAACATTCTGGGTGGCCAGCGCACACGGCGTCTGGTGGCCGTACCTCCTCGCTGGTTTCGCCTACAACTCAGCGATCGCCGGGCTGCTGTTCCGGCGTTTTCGCGCCAAACTCGGTGACTAA
- a CDS encoding class I SAM-dependent RNA methyltransferase, with the protein MTNPELTLDTGAPANGGSCVAHHDGRVVFVRYALPGERVRVRVTADRGSYWHAEVIEVIEPSADRGVSLCPIAGADGAGCCDLAFARPEAVRVLKAQVVANQLERLGGFRWDSPDTGAESLSAGGPTGWRTRVRLDVGADGRPGFHRYHSDELVTDLRCGQLPAAMLDGLAATEWQPHAHLHVVLDDDGRRHVVSSARAGKRTATTVAEGDYYAVQRVGRRSWRVPVTAFWQAHRDAAAAYSALVVDWAQPAAGATAWDLYGGAGVFAAALGEAVGESGRVLTVDTSRAATRSAREALVDLPQVQVVTDSVRRALTEQRASAPRADVAVLDPPRSGAGREVIDLLAAAGVGRVVHIGCEAASFARDIGLYRGHGYTVEKIKVFDAFPLTHHTECVALLIR; encoded by the coding sequence TTGACCAACCCGGAACTCACGCTGGACACCGGTGCGCCGGCGAACGGCGGCAGCTGCGTGGCCCACCACGACGGCCGGGTGGTGTTCGTCCGCTACGCGCTGCCGGGCGAGCGGGTGCGGGTGCGGGTCACCGCGGATCGCGGATCCTATTGGCACGCAGAGGTTATCGAGGTGATCGAACCGTCGGCCGATCGGGGTGTGTCGCTGTGCCCGATCGCCGGGGCGGACGGTGCCGGGTGTTGCGATCTGGCGTTCGCCCGTCCCGAGGCGGTCCGGGTGCTCAAGGCGCAGGTCGTGGCCAATCAGCTGGAACGTCTGGGCGGATTCCGCTGGGACAGCCCGGACACCGGAGCCGAGTCGCTGTCGGCCGGCGGACCGACCGGCTGGCGGACCCGGGTCCGGCTGGACGTCGGGGCTGACGGTCGCCCCGGTTTTCACCGCTACCACAGCGACGAACTGGTGACCGACCTGCGCTGCGGGCAGCTGCCGGCCGCGATGTTGGACGGGCTCGCGGCAACCGAGTGGCAGCCGCACGCCCACCTGCACGTCGTGCTCGACGACGATGGCCGCCGTCACGTGGTCAGCAGCGCGCGGGCGGGCAAGCGGACCGCGACCACGGTGGCCGAGGGCGACTATTACGCGGTGCAGCGGGTGGGCCGGCGCAGCTGGCGGGTGCCGGTGACGGCCTTTTGGCAGGCGCACCGCGACGCGGCGGCGGCGTACAGCGCGCTGGTGGTCGACTGGGCGCAGCCCGCCGCCGGCGCGACCGCCTGGGATCTCTACGGCGGCGCGGGTGTCTTCGCCGCGGCGCTCGGGGAGGCGGTGGGGGAGTCCGGGCGGGTGCTGACCGTCGACACCTCGCGCGCCGCGACGCGGTCGGCGCGCGAGGCGTTGGTTGATCTGCCGCAGGTACAGGTGGTGACGGATTCCGTGCGGCGGGCGCTGACGGAGCAACGCGCGAGCGCCCCCCGAGCGGACGTCGCGGTGCTGGACCCGCCGCGATCGGGGGCCGGGCGTGAGGTCATCGACCTCTTGGCCGCGGCCGGGGTTGGCCGCGTGGTGCACATCGGTTGTGAGGCAGCATCTTTCGCCCGCGACATCGGGCTCTACCGCGGTCACGGTTACACCGTCGAGAAGATCAAGGTGTTCGACGCGTTCCCGCTGACCCACCACACCGAATGTGTGGCGCTACTTATCCGCTGA
- a CDS encoding DUF3159 domain-containing protein yields MTARRASPERLLAQVGGVSGLVYSSLPVVVFVAVSAAAGLVPAIASALAVAALVLVWRLVRRDSVQPALSGFMGVGICALIAYFVGQSKGYFLLGIWTSLLWAVVFTVSVMIRRPVVGYLWSWASGRDRAWRDVPRAVYAFDVASLGWVLVFAARFVVQHWLYDANRTGWLAAARLGMGWPLTALAALLTYGAIRAAHRALADSGAEAGSPELEADTGR; encoded by the coding sequence GTGACCGCTCGCCGCGCCAGCCCCGAGCGCCTGCTCGCGCAGGTGGGCGGCGTCAGTGGTCTCGTCTACTCGTCGCTGCCGGTGGTCGTCTTCGTGGCGGTTTCGGCCGCCGCCGGCCTGGTGCCCGCGATCGCAAGCGCGTTGGCCGTCGCAGCGCTGGTGTTGGTGTGGCGGCTGGTGCGACGCGATTCCGTGCAGCCGGCGCTTTCCGGGTTTATGGGCGTCGGCATCTGCGCGCTGATCGCCTACTTCGTCGGGCAATCCAAGGGCTACTTCCTGCTCGGCATCTGGACGTCGCTGCTGTGGGCGGTGGTGTTCACGGTGTCGGTGATGATCCGCCGGCCCGTCGTCGGCTACCTGTGGAGCTGGGCCAGCGGCCGCGACCGGGCCTGGCGCGACGTCCCGCGCGCCGTATACGCGTTCGACGTCGCGTCGCTGGGCTGGGTGCTGGTCTTCGCTGCCCGCTTCGTGGTCCAGCACTGGCTGTATGACGCCAATCGGACCGGCTGGTTGGCGGCCGCGCGCCTGGGGATGGGTTGGCCGCTGACCGCGCTGGCCGCGCTGCTGACGTACGGGGCGATCAGGGCCGCGCACCGCGCCCTCGCTGACTCGGGAGCCGAAGCTGGCAGCCCCGAACTCGAGGCCGACACCGGCCGCTAA
- a CDS encoding APC family permease — translation MSKLSTAARRLLIGRPFRSDRLSHTLLPKRIALPVFASDALSSVAYAPEEIFLMLSVGGLSAYALSPLIGLAVAAVMLVVVASYRQNVHAYPSGGGDYEVVTTNLGDTAGLVVASALMVDYVLTVAVSTASAMSNIGSALPVVAENKVWFCVGAILLVMAMNLRGVRESGLAFAIPTYAFIVGVACMIGWGLIRIFVLDNHLQAESAGFHMKAENGSIAGFALAFLIARSFSSGCAALTGVEAISNGVPAFEKPKSRNAATTLLMLGAIAVALLMGIIVLSKAIGVQMVEDPATQLLGAPSNYYQKTLVTQLAGTVFGSFHIGFLAITAVTALILVLAANTAFNGFPVLGSILAQHSYLPRQLHTRGDRLAFSNGILFLSAAALAFVIAFRGEVTALIQLYIVGVFISFTLSQIGMVRHWTRLLRTETDPSVRSKMMRSRVVNTVGFFSTGAVLLVVLVTKFLAGAWIAIVAMSFLFVVMKMIRKHYDTVNRELAEQEAAQGDVVLPSRNHALVLVSKLHLPTLRALAYARATRPDALEAITVNVDDAETRALVHKWEESDISVPLKVIASPYREITRPILDYVKRLSKESKRTVVTVFIPEYVVGHWWEQVLHNQSALRLKGRLLFMPGVMVTSVPWQLNSSERVATLQPHAAPGDARRGIFD, via the coding sequence GTGTCCAAACTTTCGACCGCTGCGCGCCGGCTGCTGATCGGCCGACCGTTTCGCAGCGACCGTCTGAGTCACACGCTACTGCCCAAGCGGATCGCGTTGCCGGTGTTTGCCTCCGATGCCTTGTCCTCGGTGGCATACGCGCCCGAGGAAATCTTTCTGATGCTCTCGGTCGGGGGCCTGTCGGCCTACGCGTTGTCGCCGTTGATCGGGCTGGCGGTGGCGGCGGTGATGCTGGTCGTCGTCGCCAGCTACCGGCAGAACGTGCACGCCTACCCGTCGGGCGGCGGCGACTACGAGGTGGTCACCACCAACCTGGGCGACACCGCCGGTCTGGTGGTGGCCAGCGCGCTGATGGTGGATTACGTTCTCACCGTTGCTGTTTCGACCGCATCGGCGATGTCGAACATCGGCTCGGCGCTGCCCGTCGTGGCCGAAAACAAGGTGTGGTTCTGCGTGGGCGCCATCCTGCTGGTGATGGCGATGAATCTGCGCGGGGTGCGCGAATCCGGGCTGGCCTTCGCGATTCCCACCTACGCCTTCATCGTCGGCGTGGCGTGCATGATCGGCTGGGGGCTGATCCGGATCTTCGTACTGGACAACCATTTGCAGGCGGAATCCGCCGGCTTCCACATGAAGGCCGAGAACGGCAGCATCGCCGGGTTCGCGCTGGCGTTCCTGATCGCCCGGTCCTTCTCGTCCGGGTGCGCGGCACTGACCGGTGTGGAGGCGATCAGCAACGGCGTGCCGGCCTTCGAGAAGCCCAAATCCCGCAACGCGGCCACGACCCTGCTGATGCTGGGCGCGATCGCGGTGGCCCTGTTGATGGGCATCATCGTGCTGTCCAAGGCGATCGGCGTGCAGATGGTCGAGGACCCGGCGACCCAGCTGTTGGGCGCCCCGTCGAACTACTACCAGAAGACCTTGGTTACCCAGCTGGCGGGAACGGTGTTCGGCAGCTTCCACATCGGGTTCCTCGCGATCACGGCGGTGACCGCGCTCATCTTGGTGTTGGCCGCCAACACGGCCTTCAACGGGTTTCCGGTTCTCGGTTCGATACTGGCCCAGCACAGTTACCTGCCGCGCCAGTTGCACACCCGTGGGGACCGGCTGGCATTCTCCAACGGAATCCTCTTCCTATCGGCGGCGGCCCTCGCGTTCGTCATCGCGTTCCGCGGTGAGGTGACGGCGCTCATCCAGCTGTACATCGTCGGCGTCTTCATCTCGTTCACCCTGAGCCAGATCGGCATGGTCCGGCACTGGACCCGGTTGCTGCGCACCGAAACCGACCCCAGCGTGCGCAGCAAGATGATGCGCTCGCGCGTCGTCAACACCGTCGGCTTCTTCTCCACCGGCGCGGTTCTGCTGGTCGTGTTGGTCACGAAATTCCTTGCCGGAGCGTGGATCGCGATCGTCGCGATGAGTTTCCTGTTCGTCGTCATGAAGATGATCCGCAAACACTACGACACCGTGAACCGGGAACTCGCCGAGCAAGAAGCCGCCCAGGGCGACGTGGTGTTGCCCAGCCGCAACCACGCCCTGGTGCTGGTATCGAAGTTGCACCTGCCGACGTTGCGCGCGCTGGCCTACGCGCGCGCGACCCGTCCGGATGCGCTGGAGGCCATCACCGTCAACGTCGACGACGCGGAAACCCGTGCGCTGGTGCACAAATGGGAAGAGAGCGACATCAGCGTACCGCTGAAGGTCATCGCCTCGCCGTACCGTGAAATCACCCGTCCGATACTGGATTACGTCAAACGGCTGAGCAAGGAATCCAAGCGCACCGTCGTGACGGTGTTCATCCCGGAGTATGTGGTGGGCCATTGGTGGGAGCAGGTGCTGCACAACCAAAGTGCGCTGCGGCTCAAGGGCCGATTGTTGTTCATGCCCGGGGTTATGGTGACTTCGGTTCCCTGGCAATTGAATTCGTCGGAGCGGGTCGCCACGTTGCAGCCGCACGCCGCCCCGGGTGACGCCCGGCGGGGAATCTTCGATTGA
- a CDS encoding CBS domain-containing protein: MRAAELAEDFPVVTADSDALDAARLLAEHRLPGIVVTDDSGKPFAVLPASQVVRFIVPKYVQDDPSLAGVLSEPMADRAADKLGGKKVRDVLPEHLTNVPWAQSDDTIIEVAAVMARLRSPLIAVVQDKKLVGVITASRLLDAALNT; the protein is encoded by the coding sequence ATGCGCGCCGCCGAACTCGCCGAGGACTTTCCGGTGGTGACCGCCGACTCCGATGCCTTGGACGCCGCGCGCCTGCTCGCCGAGCACCGCCTGCCCGGGATCGTCGTCACCGACGACTCCGGCAAGCCGTTTGCCGTGCTGCCGGCCTCCCAGGTGGTCCGCTTCATCGTGCCGAAGTACGTGCAGGACGACCCCTCGCTGGCCGGGGTGCTCAGCGAGCCGATGGCCGATCGCGCCGCCGACAAACTCGGCGGCAAGAAGGTCCGCGACGTGCTGCCCGAGCACCTCACCAATGTGCCGTGGGCGCAGTCCGACGACACCATCATCGAGGTGGCCGCGGTGATGGCACGGCTGCGCAGCCCCTTGATCGCGGTGGTTCAAGACAAGAAGTTGGTCGGTGTCATCACCGCGTCGCGTCTGCTCGACGCGGCGCTGAACACCTGA
- a CDS encoding potassium channel family protein, whose product MKVAVAGAGAVGRSVTRELVENGHDVTLIERNPDHVDVDAIPAAHWRLGDACELSLLESVHLEDFDVAVAATGDDKVNVVLSLLAKTEFAVPRVVARVNDPRNEWLFTDAWGVDVAVSTPRMLCSLIEEAVAVGDLVRLMEFRKGGANLVEITLPDDTPWGGKPVRRLQLPRDAALVTILRGPRVIVPESDEPLEGGDELLFVAVTEVEEDLRKLLLPEGPPPGD is encoded by the coding sequence GTGAAGGTAGCAGTTGCCGGGGCGGGCGCCGTCGGGCGTTCGGTCACCCGCGAACTGGTCGAGAACGGCCACGACGTGACCCTGATCGAACGCAACCCCGACCACGTCGACGTCGACGCGATCCCGGCCGCGCACTGGCGGCTCGGCGATGCCTGCGAGCTGAGCCTGCTTGAGTCGGTGCACCTGGAAGATTTCGACGTGGCGGTCGCCGCCACCGGCGACGACAAGGTCAACGTGGTGCTCAGCCTGCTGGCCAAAACCGAGTTCGCGGTGCCGCGGGTGGTGGCCCGGGTCAACGATCCGCGCAACGAGTGGCTGTTCACCGACGCCTGGGGTGTGGACGTGGCGGTGTCCACCCCGCGGATGCTGTGTTCGTTGATCGAGGAAGCGGTCGCGGTCGGCGACCTGGTGCGGCTGATGGAATTCCGCAAGGGCGGGGCCAACCTGGTGGAGATCACCCTGCCCGACGACACGCCGTGGGGCGGCAAGCCGGTGCGCAGACTGCAGCTGCCGCGGGATGCGGCGCTGGTGACGATCCTGCGGGGCCCGCGCGTCATCGTGCCCGAATCCGACGAACCCCTGGAGGGCGGCGACGAGCTGCTCTTCGTGGCGGTCACCGAGGTCGAAGAGGACCTGCGCAAGTTGTTGCTGCCCGAAGGGCCCCCGCCCGGCGATTAG
- a CDS encoding GbsR/MarR family transcriptional regulator, with protein sequence MTASPDRHEAAEQLALVLTNHGLQRMTARVLATLLFTEEASTTMGELAERLQASSGAVSGAIKMLTSVGLAERVPAPGTRRDHYRLRDDAWATLFTNQNVVISAMLAAAEAGIAATEPDSVARHRLTRMHDFYAFLLAEIPAVLQRWRQSTVSADK encoded by the coding sequence GTGACCGCTTCCCCAGACCGGCACGAGGCCGCCGAACAGCTCGCGCTGGTGCTCACCAACCATGGGCTACAGCGCATGACCGCCCGGGTGCTTGCCACGTTGCTGTTCACCGAGGAGGCCAGTACGACGATGGGCGAGCTGGCCGAACGACTGCAGGCGAGCTCAGGGGCGGTCTCCGGCGCGATCAAAATGCTCACCTCGGTCGGTCTGGCTGAGCGGGTGCCGGCCCCCGGCACTCGGCGGGATCACTACCGGCTCCGCGACGACGCGTGGGCGACGCTGTTCACCAATCAAAACGTCGTGATTTCGGCGATGCTGGCCGCGGCCGAGGCCGGGATCGCGGCCACCGAACCCGATAGTGTTGCCCGGCACCGGCTGACCCGGATGCATGACTTCTACGCCTTCCTGCTCGCCGAGATCCCGGCGGTTTTGCAGCGCTGGCGGCAGTCGACGGTTTCAGCGGATAAGTAG
- a CDS encoding fluoroquinolone export ABC transporter permease subunit: protein MTRLSSVMRLELTVQMRQRFLHAAVFSGLIWLAVLLPMPIGLRKAAEPYVLSGDTSIIGFFFIAGTIFFEKQERTLGALISTPLRFAEYLAAKLAVLLIISMLVAVVVTSIAHGFAYRIGPMVVGVALGTLLMLLVGFITSLPFASISDWFLAATIPLAVMNLPILYLSGVWPNPVLYVLPTQGPLLLLGSAFHQVSLTPWQVGYAVLYPALSVAGLFWAAKIMFDRYVVAKSGGM, encoded by the coding sequence ATGACCAGGCTGTCCAGCGTCATGCGCCTTGAGCTGACTGTTCAAATGCGGCAACGGTTCCTGCATGCGGCTGTCTTTTCCGGGCTCATCTGGCTGGCCGTGCTGCTGCCGATGCCGATCGGGCTGCGCAAAGCCGCCGAACCCTATGTGCTGTCGGGCGACACCTCAATAATTGGTTTCTTCTTCATCGCCGGCACCATCTTTTTCGAAAAGCAAGAGCGCACGCTTGGCGCCCTCATTTCGACTCCGCTGCGGTTCGCCGAATACTTGGCCGCCAAACTCGCTGTGCTGCTTATTATTTCGATGTTGGTAGCGGTGGTGGTAACCAGCATCGCGCACGGCTTCGCCTACCGCATCGGCCCGATGGTGGTCGGGGTGGCGCTGGGAACGCTGCTGATGCTGTTGGTGGGATTCATCACCTCACTGCCCTTTGCCTCGATCAGTGATTGGTTTCTGGCGGCGACGATCCCGCTGGCCGTGATGAACCTGCCGATCCTTTACCTGTCCGGCGTGTGGCCAAACCCGGTGCTGTACGTGCTGCCCACGCAGGGGCCGCTGCTACTGCTGGGAAGCGCCTTCCACCAGGTCAGTTTGACGCCGTGGCAAGTGGGCTATGCCGTGCTGTACCCGGCGCTGTCCGTGGCCGGACTGTTCTGGGCGGCAAAAATAATGTTCGACCGCTATGTCGTCGCCAAGTCAGGCGGGATGTAA
- a CDS encoding ABC transporter ATP-binding protein gives MSHRRPEVVEVRGLTFTYPKASEPVLRGLDFSIGRGEIFGFLGPSGAGKSTTQKLLIGLLRGHRGQAVVWGRDRLDWGPDYYERIGVSFELPNHYQKLTGLENLRFFASLYRGKTADPMQLLSKVGLAAHAHDRVGTYSKGMQMRLTFARSLINDPELLFLDEPTSGLDPVNARTIKNMILDLKACGRTVFLTTHDMTAADELCDRVAFVVDGKIVALDTPVELKVARSQRMVRIQYRRDRGALDAVEFPMDTLADNPGFHSLLCNHHVETMHSREASLDDVFVEITGRRLT, from the coding sequence ATGTCGCATCGACGACCTGAGGTGGTTGAAGTCCGCGGGCTGACCTTCACCTATCCGAAAGCCTCCGAACCGGTGCTGCGCGGCCTGGATTTCAGCATTGGCCGCGGTGAGATCTTCGGCTTTCTGGGCCCTAGCGGCGCAGGCAAGTCCACCACTCAGAAGCTGTTGATTGGCCTTCTTCGCGGCCACCGGGGACAGGCTGTGGTCTGGGGACGCGATCGGCTGGACTGGGGTCCGGACTACTACGAGCGGATCGGCGTCTCGTTCGAGTTGCCTAACCACTATCAGAAACTCACCGGCCTAGAGAACCTGCGGTTCTTCGCGTCGTTGTACCGCGGCAAGACCGCTGATCCGATGCAGCTGTTGTCCAAAGTCGGCCTGGCCGCCCACGCACACGACCGCGTCGGCACCTACTCCAAGGGCATGCAGATGCGGCTAACGTTCGCTCGGTCCCTGATCAACGACCCGGAGCTGTTATTTCTGGACGAGCCCACCTCCGGCCTGGATCCGGTAAACGCTCGCACCATCAAAAACATGATCCTGGATCTGAAGGCCTGCGGTCGCACCGTGTTTCTGACCACCCACGACATGACGGCCGCCGACGAACTATGTGACCGCGTCGCCTTCGTCGTCGACGGGAAGATCGTCGCGCTCGACACCCCGGTCGAGCTCAAGGTCGCACGCAGCCAGCGCATGGTGCGGATCCAATATCGCAGGGACAGAGGCGCTCTGGACGCCGTGGAGTTTCCGATGGACACGCTGGCGGACAATCCTGGGTTTCATTCGTTGCTGTGCAACCACCATGTCGAGACCATGCACAGCAGGGAAGCCAGCCTCGATGACGTCTTCGTCGAGATCACTGGCAGGCGGCTGACATGA